Sequence from the Candidatus Eisenbacteria bacterium genome:
GGTCCAGGGACAGGTTGTACTCGGCCAGGTTGTCCACCAGGTTCTGCAGGCTGTCCAGGTTCTCCTGCATCCGGCCGCGCTCCGAGTCGGCCACGAACACGATGGCGTCGGCCCCCCGCAGCACCAGCTTGCGGGTGGCGTTGTAGAACACCTGCCCCGGCACGGTGTAGAGCATGAACCGGGTCTTGAAGCCGGAGATCTCGCCCAGGTCAATGGGCAGCAGGTCGAAGAACAGCGTGCGGTCGTTCTGGGTCTTCATCGAGACCATCTTGCCGCGGCTGGTGGACGGGATGGCGCCGTAGATGAACTCGAGGTTGGTGGTCTTGCCGGAGAGCCCGGTGCCGTAATAGACCAGCTTGGCGTTGATTTCGCGGCCCGAATAACTTACGACAACCACAAAGCCTCCTTGCGAGATGCGGCCCGCCCGGCGGTGCGTGAGGCCGGTGCTCGCCTGCGATGCGAATCGGCAGCCTTCAGCGGGATTGGGCGCATTGGGCGCGGATTCCCTGCCCTGAAGATTCGCACCATTCGTGCCAGCCTCCCGGTCGTTGGGAGCGCGGACTTTGCAGGCGGCTTTCGCGGGTTTCGTCGAGCCGGGACGCGCAAACTGCACGGGGAACCGGGCAGACTCGCGATCGCCCCGCGACCGTCAGCTGGCCATGGCCGCGACGGCGCTCCGGCGAATCCAGATTCCTTCCTTCTCCTTGAGCTGCGGGCCCCCCTCCAGGCGGGCGTCGGGCGCGGTGTAGTGCGAGAGGAAGATCCGCTTGAGCTCCGGGTAGTGCTCGGTCGGGAAGTAGCGACACACGCGCGTGACCATGCCGTCGGTGTCCGAATAGACGTAGAGCGTGACCTCGGTCACCCGGTCGAACGTGTTCTGGCTGTACGCGACCTCGGGGGACTCCTCGAGGTCGAGCCACAGCGAGGCGCCACAGTTGCGGACCTCGAAGCCGTGCTTGTGGACCATCAGGTATTCCCACAAGCCGAAGATTTCCATCGGGATGTAGCGGGAGCTCGGTGCGGACCGGCCGCTGCTGACTTCGCAGCGAACGAGCTTCTGGCTGGGCATGGGTCTTCCTCCTTGAAAGACCGACATTGGGCGGGCGCCCGGTTACGGTGTCGCACTATAGCCAGAGCCGGCGATAAGTGTCAACGAGGGGTATGGCCCGCCGGCGGCTCCCGGCCGGCCCCCCCCGACCGGGCGGAGCGGGAGACGGGGCGCGGCCGCGGCTGCGCGAACGCCCCCGCTGGGCTATGATGGCCGGGTTCTGTGCCGTCCGATGAGCAGCGCCCAACCCACGGGAGAGGAAGCAGCGATGTCGAGCGCAATCGAGGGTCTGAAGCCGGAACTGGTCTGGAAGTACTTCGCCGGGCTGTCGAAGATTCCCCGCGGATCGAAGAACGAAGCGGCCGCGGGCGCGTGGGTCCTGAAGGTGGCGAAGCAGCTGGGGCTGGAAGCGCGCCAGGACCGCTGGGGTAACGTGGTGGCGCGCAAGCCGGCCTCGCCCGGTCGCGAACGGACGCCCTCGGTGTGCCTGCAGGGCCACCTGGACATGGTGTGCGAGAAGCGTCCCGATCTCAAACACGACTTCCTCAAGGACCCGCTGAACCTGGTGCGCGACGGGGAGTGGCTGCGGGCCGACGGCACCACGCTGGGAGCCGACAACGGCATCGCGGTGGCCTCGGCGCTGGCGATCATGGAGGACCGCTCCCTGGAGCACGGCCCGCTGGAATTCCTGTTCACGGTGGACGAGGAGACCGGCCTGACCGGGGCCAAGGGGCTGGAGCCCGGCTTCGTGACCAGCCGCATCCTGCTGAATCTCGACTCCGAGGAGGAGACCGCGCTGTTCGTCGGCTGCTCCGGCGGGCGCGACACCAACGGGAACTGGGCCCTCGAGTGGGACGCGGCCCCCGCGGGCTCCGTGGCCCTTGAGATCACCGTGGGAGGGCTGCGGGGCGGCCACTCGGGCCTGGAGATCGACAAGGGCCGCGGCAACGCCATCAAGATCCTGGGCCGCGCGCTGCGCCTGGCGGGGGAATCCGGAGCGCGGCTGGCGCGCATGGACGGCGGCAACAAGCGCAACGCGATCCCGCGCGACGCGGTGGCGCTGGTGTGGGTTCCGAAGGCGAAGCTGGCGGGCGCGACCGCCGCGCTGGAGGAGTTCGACCGCGTGGCGCGCGCGGAGCTGGCCACCGTGGAGCCCGGGTTGCGGGTGACCGCCACGGCGGTGAAGACGCGCGGCGGAAAGGTATTCCGGCGCCCGCTGCAGAAGAAGCTGCTGCAGGTGATCTCGGGGCTGCCCCACGGCGTCATCAAGATGAGCGCGGAGATCTCGTGGCTGGTGGAGACCTCCACCAACGTGGCGGTCATCGCCACCGGCAAGAAGTCGGTGTCCCTGGCCACCAGCCAGCGCAGCTCGGTGGCGTCCGAGATCCAGGAGATCGGCGACACGGTGGTGGCGGTGCTCGAGCTGGGCGGGGCCGAGGTGCATGTCTCCGACGGTTACCCGGGCTGGAAGCCCAACCTGGACTCGCCCATCCTCAAGACCGCGGCAGGCACCTACCGCCGGCTGCGCGGCAGCGAGCCGGACGTGAAGGCGGTCCACGCCGGCCTGGAGTGCGGCATCATCGGGGAGCGCTACCCCGGAATGGACATGGTCTCGTTCGGCCCGGTGCTGGAGTCGGTGCACTCGCCGGAGGAGCGCATCCACGTCGGCTCGGTGGGGCGGTTCTACGAGTTCCTGCTGGCGATCCTGAAGGACGTGAAGTAGGCGGCGCGGACGGCAGTGGCGGGGCGCCGGGGTCGTCCGGCTGCGCGAACCGCACTGGCGGGGGCGCCGGGCCGGTCCGGGTGCGCGGACGGCGCTGGCGGGGCGCCGGGGTCGTCCGGCTGCGCCGGATCGACGCCCGGCGCTGCCACCGACCTGTATCTGCGGAGATGATGCTGAAGCGCTACGCGGTGCGCATCCTCCGGCTTCGGCCTGCGGTCGCCAGGGCGACCAGCACCGGCACGGCTGCCAGGTAGAACCACGGCGCGCCCAGGGCCACCGACTCCTTCCACGCACCCATGTAGTCCAGCGGCGGCACCTGGTTGAGCGGGCCGAAGTACCACAGCAGCGTGTAGACAGCCTCGAAGGCGCGCGGCGTGTTGCTCCACGCGCCCAGCGCCAGCGCCAGCGAGGGCACGAACGCGGCCCCGGCGAGGAACGCCCCCACGCCCGCGGCGTCCCCCGCCATCGCCAGCCTCACCCCCACCCCGGCCCCGGCGGCCAGCGCCAGCAGGAACCCGGCCAGCCAGGTGGCCGGAAGCTGCCTCAGGAGCGGATGGGGACCGGAGAAGATCATCCCCGAGACACCGTGGCGCACTTCGCGGGCACCCATGGAGGACCACGCGGCCAGCGGCCAGATCCAGGCGGCCACCAGGATGCTGCGGCGCGAAATGTCCGGCGGCATCGCGAAGCCGGCCACCAGCAGTCCCAGGGCGACGAGCCGCCACCACTTCGGCTGGGAGCGGTACAGCAGCGTCAGCTCCGCGCGCAGCAGCGCGAACAGCCGGCCGCGCGACGGCGCCGGCCCCAGCGGCGTCAGGCGCGCGGGCGCGACGACGTCCATGAGCGCTCCCGGGCCGGCCTCGGGCACGCCCTCCGCGGGCTCACCGCCCCCGGCGGCGGGCCCCCGGCGCCCACCACGGCGCGCCGCGGGATCGAAGCGATCGAAGAACACCGCGGCCAGCAATGCCACTCCCAGCGCCACGCCCACCCACATCAACCGCTCCAGCATCAACGCGCCGGTCCAGCGCACCCCCTCCCACACGAAGGTCTGCACCGGGACCGCCCCGGAGTAGCCGATCAGGAAGCCGCCCTGGTAGGACGGGTACGCCGCTCGACACGCGGCGCCCATGCTGGAATACAGCAGTCGGATTCCCTGCATGTCCCAGCCTGTGAAGAGCGCCACCGAGATCGAGGTGGCCCACAGCCCCGCGTAGATGGCGTTGCCCGCGCTCCCGGAGAGACCCGGGGCGCACTCGAAGAACACCGCCAGCGCCGCGGTGACCGCCATCGCCGGAAGAGCGATCAGCAGGAACGGGTTCAGCAGCGGCCACCAGTCCACGTGCGCCGACTCGCCGCGGATCCCCTGCATCGCCAGCGCGGCCAGCGCCAGCACCGCGACCATCGAGGCCAGCGTCAGGAAGTTGCTCAACATCTTCGCCAGCGTGTAGAGCGGCCGGCGCATCGGCGTGGCCGCCAGGATCTGCCCCACGCCGGTGATCCGGTCGCGCTCGACGCTGTTCCGCACCACGTAGAAACCGGCCAGCGAGAGCATGGTGGTGACCACCGTGGCCATCAGCCCGCCGATCCAGGCGGAGTTGTACTCGCCGCGGTAGTGGTCCAGCCGAAGCATGAACTGGCCGGCGTTCACCGAGTAGCCCAGCCACGCGGCCAGCGCCAGCGTGACCAGGAAGGCGTGCCGGCGCACCCGCTCCAGGAAGTCGGCCCGCACCATGCGCA
This genomic interval carries:
- a CDS encoding aminoacyl-histidine dipeptidase; amino-acid sequence: MSSAIEGLKPELVWKYFAGLSKIPRGSKNEAAAGAWVLKVAKQLGLEARQDRWGNVVARKPASPGRERTPSVCLQGHLDMVCEKRPDLKHDFLKDPLNLVRDGEWLRADGTTLGADNGIAVASALAIMEDRSLEHGPLEFLFTVDEETGLTGAKGLEPGFVTSRILLNLDSEEETALFVGCSGGRDTNGNWALEWDAAPAGSVALEITVGGLRGGHSGLEIDKGRGNAIKILGRALRLAGESGARLARMDGGNKRNAIPRDAVALVWVPKAKLAGATAALEEFDRVARAELATVEPGLRVTATAVKTRGGKVFRRPLQKKLLQVISGLPHGVIKMSAEISWLVETSTNVAVIATGKKSVSLATSQRSSVASEIQEIGDTVVAVLELGGAEVHVSDGYPGWKPNLDSPILKTAAGTYRRLRGSEPDVKAVHAGLECGIIGERYPGMDMVSFGPVLESVHSPEERIHVGSVGRFYEFLLAILKDVK